One segment of Anguilla anguilla isolate fAngAng1 chromosome 1, fAngAng1.pri, whole genome shotgun sequence DNA contains the following:
- the LOC118216015 gene encoding serum paraoxonase/arylesterase 2-like: protein MGRLIAFGVIVAVLSAFIGYRIIELQRRALFNREIRQNHLPNCELLKGLEYGSEDITILPNGLAIISTGLVYPGMPSFSDGPGKIFMLDLEAEKLKPVELRIGRGFDIGSFNPHGISIYTDEKDQSVYLFVVNHPEGKSQVEIFQFVQEENSIMHLKTIRHELLHSVNDIVAVGLETFYATNDHFFANPLLRQLEILLLQPWCTVIYYSPKEVKVVADIFYLANGINISPDNKYVYLSDVLDHAIKVMEIQENKALHLVKSVPVGSLCDNIEVDGDTGDLWMGCHPNGAKFIMYNPEDPPGSEVIRIQNIHSEKPIVSQVFADNGSLISASSVATPYNGKLLIGSVFHKALFCDLK, encoded by the exons ATGGGTCGATTAATAGCGTTCGGTGTTATTGTGGCAGTTCTCTCTGCATTCATTGGATATAGGATCATCGAATTGCA GAGAAGAGCGTTATTCAACCGTGAAATTAGACAAAATCACCTGCCGAACTGTGAACTTCTTAAAGGTCTTG AATATGGATCAGAAGATATCACCATACTTCCAAATGGGCTGGCCATTATTAGCACA GGCTTGGTGTACCCAGGCATGCCGTCCTTTTCTGATGGTCCTGGGAAGATCTTTATGCTGGACCTGGAGGCCGAGAAGCTGAAACCCGTGGAGCTGCGCATTGGAAGGGGCTTTGATATTGGCTCCTTTAATCCACATGGAATCAGCATTTACACTGATGAGAAGG ATCAATCCGTGTACTTGTTCGTTGTCAATCACCCTGAGGGAAAAAGCCAGGTTGAGATATTCCAATTTGTTCAAGAGGAAAATTCCATTATGCACCTGAAAACAATCCGtcatgaacttctgcacag TGTGAACGACATTGTGGCTGTCGGCCTAGAGACCTTCTATGCCACAAACGACCATTTCTTTGCCAACCCGCTGCTGAGACAGCTGGAGATTCTTTTGCTACAGCCCTGGTGTACTGTGATTTATTACAGCCCCAAGGAAGTCAAGGTGGTGGCAGATATTTTCTACTTAGCCAACGGCATAAACATCTCCCCTGATAACAA ATATGTATATCTGTCCGATGTTTTAGACCACGCCATTAAAGTCATGGAGATACAAGAAAACAAGGCCTTACACCTTGTAAag TCAGTGCCTGTGGGGTCACTGTGTGACAACATAGAGGTGGATGGTGACACAGGTGACTTGTGGATGGGATGTCACCCAAATGGTGCAAAATTTATAATGTATAATCCTGAGGACCCACCTGGATCTGAG GTAATCAGGATCCAGAACATCCACTCAGAGAAGCCCATCGTGTCTCAGGTGTTTGCTGATAATGGCAGTTTGATATCAGCATCCTCTGTGGCCACACCTTATAATGGAAAGCTCCTCATTGGCTCAGTGTTTCACAAAGCTCTGTTTTGTGACTTGAAGTAA